The genomic interval GTATCGATAACGCCGTTGATCGAGAAAATTTTCCCGTTGGCGGATGGCGTTGACGCAGTGGCGAGCGCTTCCCGGCCCGGTGCGCGCAAGATATTGCTGCGGCCTTGAACCAAGACCGGAAAATCTGATAGAGGAAAATTCACTCAAAATCGTGCGAAAAAGATTCCTAGGAGGTTTGTAATGGACGTTACAAATTCAACCGTTCAACTAAACACGTCGGACGGCAAGATGGAGGCCTATGTTGCCCAGCCCAAAGACGGCGGCAGCTATCCAGGCGTTGTGGTCATTCAAGAGGCGTTCGGTGTTAACGAACACATGAAGAAGGTTACCGATCGCATCGCCGCTGAAGGTTACGTGGCGATCTGCCCGGATATCTATCATCGTGAAAGCGAGCGCGTGATTCCGTTTTCCGACATGCAGAAGGCGATCGCGACTTTGCAGCGCGTGCAAGACCCGAAGGCCATGGAAGACGTCGGCGCGGCGATTGCTCAACTGAAATCGCAGAGCAACGTTAAAGCCGGCTCCCTGGGCGTCATCGGCTTCTGTATGGGTGGTCGTTTGACCTATTTGACCGCGGCGCACCACGCCAATGACGTAAAATGCGCGGTGCCCTATTATGGTGGCGGCATTCCGATGGGCAACCCGAGCCCGCTCGCGCGCACCGGTGAGATCAAGTGCCCGATGTATCTGTTCTTCGGCGCCAAGGACCAGCTGATTCCGATGGATCAAGTGGGACAGATCAATACTGAGCTGACCTCGAAGAAGGTTGCGTTCCAGATGAAAATCTATCCGGACGCGGGCCATGGCTTTTTCTGCGACGAGCGCGGCAGCTACAATGAAAAAGCGGCCACCGATGCGTGGGACAAGACCAAATCGTTCTTCGCCCAACATCTGAAATAGTTCGATCTAAAGTTAGCATCAGGGAGAGGAGGAGCGTGTGCTTTCCCTCTCCCTTTTTTGTGTCGGCAAAACATTTCCGCTAAAGTGACTTCATGGCGCAACGAAAATCAGCGACGGGTGCCAAGGTAGGCCTGGTGCAGATGAGCACGGGCGACAACCTCGACGCCAATCTGGCCAAGGCTGTTAACCGGATCGAAGCCGCGGCGCGCAAAGGGGCGCAGATTGTTTGTCTGCAGGAACTATTTCGCTCGCGCTATTTTTGCCAGAGCGAGGATCATCGCAAGTTCGCGCTTGCCGAGCCGATTCCCGGGCCGAGCACTGAGGTTTTGAGCGATGTGGCGCGGCGCGAAAATGTCGTGATCGTCGCGTCGCTGTTCGAGCGGCGCGCCGCCGGCATCTATCACAACACGGCGGTGGTGCTCGACGCCGATGGTTCTGTCGCCGGCAAATATCGCAAGATGCACATCCCCGACGATCCGCTTTATTACGAGAAGTTCTATTTCACGCCGGGCGATTTGGGCTTCCCGAGTTTTCAGACGCGCTACGCCAAGATCGCCGTGCTGGTCTGCTGGGACCAATGGTTCCCCGAAGGCGCGCGGCTGGCGGCGCTGTCCGGCGCGCAGATCTTGTTCTATCCCACGGCGATTGGCTGGATTCCCAACGAGCCTAAGTCCGTGGCGCTCAACCAGCGCAACGGCTGGGAGTTGATCCAGCGTTCACACGCGGTGGCCAACGGTGTTTTCGTTGCGTCGGTCAATCGCGTCGGCAACGAAGGCAAGATCAAATTCTGGGGCAACTCGTTTGTCGCCGGCCCGTTTGGTGAGATCGTCGCGCGCGCCAAGGGCGAGAAAGACGAAATTGTCGTCGCCGACTGCGATCTGGCGAAGATCGAAGAGACGCGGCAAGCGTGGCCGTTTCTGCGCGATCGGCGCATCGATGCCTACGGCTCTTTATTAAGCCGCGCCATCGACTGACAACGGTAAAAACATTTGAGAAAATAGGAGGCTCCACTGAAAGCCCATTCGGAGTCCTTCGAGGAGATCAGGACGAACGGAATCGGAGTCGCGCCGGTTCGCGAAAAGGTCCGGTCATGCTGAGCTTGTCGAAGCATTCCGGGGTTTGCGAATAGACTCAAGTTGAAACCTATGGCCCACGCTCCTCCTCGCTCCACTACGCCAGCAGCGCTTGGCTATGCGATGCCCGCCGAATGGGCGCCGCACCGCGCCACATGGCTTTCGTGGCCGCACAATCTGGACACCTGGCCGACGTATTTGGAGCGAGTCCGAGAAATCTGGATTCAGATGATCTGCGCTCTCGCGCCGGGCGAGCAAGTCTATCTGCTGGTCAACGACGAATCGGTGGAGCAGGAAGTGCGTAGCCGTTTGCGTGCGGCGAAGGCGGCGATGGCGAACGTTACGTTCTTGCGCTTTCCCACCGTCGACGTTTGGATGCGCGACTACGGCCCGACCTTTGTCACGCGCAGTTCCCAAGACGCTCCGCTGGCCTTCAACGACTGGATCTTCAACGGCTGGGGCGGGAAGTACAAAGCTTACGAAGAAGATGACCGCATCGCGCGCGACATCGCCGCATTGCTGAAGGTGCCAGTTTTCGACCACAAGCTGATCCTCGAAGGCGGTTCGATCGAAGTGAACGGTGCCGGCACTTGTTTGACGACCGAGCAATGTCTGCTCAACAAGAATCGCAATCCGCATCTAAGCCGCAGCGAGCTTGAGACGTTTCTCGAAGGTACGCTGGGAGTAAAACAGGTGATCTGGCTGGGCGAGGGCATTGTCGGCGACGACACAGACGGCCACATCGACGACATCGCCCGCTTCGTCGATGCGCGCACGGTGGTTGCTATTCTGGAAAGCGATGCCAAAGACGATAATTATCATTTTTTGCAGGACAACGGTGAGCGGTTGCAGCGCGCGCGCGATCTCGATGGCGGCAAGTTCAATCTCATCACCTTGCCCTGTCCGCGACCGGTTTATTACGAGGACGTTCGATTGCCCGCCAGCTATGCAAATTTTTATATTGGCAACGAAGTTGTCCTCGTGCCGATCTTCGACGATCCGAACGATAAGGCGGCGCTCGGCACGCTGCAGGATTGTTTTCCAAAAAGGAGAGTCATCGGCCTGCGCTGCAACGAAGTTGTCGCCGGACTAGGCGCGATCCACTGTGTGACGCAGCAGGAGCCGGCGGTGCTCTAGCCAAGCCTTAGTGTCATCCTGAGCGCCAGCGAAGGATCTGCTTTTCGCGCACCTGCAGGAAGCAGATTCTTCGCCGTTGGCTCATCAGAATGACAACTCCATGCAATTCAGAAGTCCGTAGGGTGCGCCGTGCGCACCGCTGCCGTGGCTTTTGGCGATTCTACACTGTTGGCGGCAAGATCCCGGCGATCACCCGGGCGCTGAGCCAGTCGCGCGCCGCTTCCCACAACGCCTTCGATTTGAACGCCCCTTGCAGACCGTAGCCAAGAAAGTTGCCGCCGTCGACGAGGAC from Deltaproteobacteria bacterium carries:
- a CDS encoding FAD-dependent oxidoreductase; translated protein: MAEPSHFDVAILGGGPGGMAAAMSAATRGMRVVLVDGGNFLGYGLQGAFKSKALWEAARDWLSARVIAGILPPTV
- a CDS encoding dienelactone hydrolase family protein; this translates as MDVTNSTVQLNTSDGKMEAYVAQPKDGGSYPGVVVIQEAFGVNEHMKKVTDRIAAEGYVAICPDIYHRESERVIPFSDMQKAIATLQRVQDPKAMEDVGAAIAQLKSQSNVKAGSLGVIGFCMGGRLTYLTAAHHANDVKCAVPYYGGGIPMGNPSPLARTGEIKCPMYLFFGAKDQLIPMDQVGQINTELTSKKVAFQMKIYPDAGHGFFCDERGSYNEKAATDAWDKTKSFFAQHLK
- a CDS encoding carbon-nitrogen hydrolase, translating into MAQRKSATGAKVGLVQMSTGDNLDANLAKAVNRIEAAARKGAQIVCLQELFRSRYFCQSEDHRKFALAEPIPGPSTEVLSDVARRENVVIVASLFERRAAGIYHNTAVVLDADGSVAGKYRKMHIPDDPLYYEKFYFTPGDLGFPSFQTRYAKIAVLVCWDQWFPEGARLAALSGAQILFYPTAIGWIPNEPKSVALNQRNGWELIQRSHAVANGVFVASVNRVGNEGKIKFWGNSFVAGPFGEIVARAKGEKDEIVVADCDLAKIEETRQAWPFLRDRRIDAYGSLLSRAID
- a CDS encoding agmatine deiminase family protein — protein: MAHAPPRSTTPAALGYAMPAEWAPHRATWLSWPHNLDTWPTYLERVREIWIQMICALAPGEQVYLLVNDESVEQEVRSRLRAAKAAMANVTFLRFPTVDVWMRDYGPTFVTRSSQDAPLAFNDWIFNGWGGKYKAYEEDDRIARDIAALLKVPVFDHKLILEGGSIEVNGAGTCLTTEQCLLNKNRNPHLSRSELETFLEGTLGVKQVIWLGEGIVGDDTDGHIDDIARFVDARTVVAILESDAKDDNYHFLQDNGERLQRARDLDGGKFNLITLPCPRPVYYEDVRLPASYANFYIGNEVVLVPIFDDPNDKAALGTLQDCFPKRRVIGLRCNEVVAGLGAIHCVTQQEPAVL